GAAATATGGGGACAACCTGCACGAGTGCGGAAGGCTTTGGAGCTCGTTGCTTCTCATTTGAGGAAGTACCTGGTTGATAGAGGTGTTATCCCATTATTCGACCCTCATGTAAGTGATTGCCACTGTTTTGAACATTTTCTTTAACAGACACAAAAATTAGAGAACATTTCTGCTCTTCCCAGTATTTAGTTTGGAGGAACTTTTAATTCTTCAGGTGTCTTTGCCGATGTTACACATGGAAACTCACTACAGTGACCATCATGAGGGCATGCCCCCTTTTCACTACAGTGACCATCCTGAGGGACCTCTACAAGCAGTTAGTCCAGTCTGTCATTCTGAAGATCACCAGCGTGAACCCCCATGGACTCAAACTTGCTATTCAAGATGCAGGAGCatgaatcttgtggaagatgatgtGCTTGAGTACAGATGGGAAGCACCTATATCTTTTGGAAGATATCGATCAGTTACACCTCCATGCCATGGTATAGGTGCATATAGACAAGAAACATTTTCACCACCCATAAGAACATTTCTACCAGCTCCTATAGAATTAGGTTCGCACCACAACCTGGCTACATATGAATTACGAGCAAGCCCTCTAATTGGTGCATCAGCTACCGTTGAAAGAATACGTTCCCTTATATCTGTCCATGGTCAACAAGCACGTCCAATGAGGAAGACATGTCAATCAGCTAAAATGGGAAAACATCCACACTTGGGAATATCATTATATGAAGGTGAATCTCATCCAAGCAGGGTATCTGCATCCGCTGCTGCTGATCTACCTCCAACTCTTGGCATGTCTGAATATGAACTACAAGCATCTCCATCCATGAGGGTATATCCACCAGCCACTGTGGAAAACCTTCTGCACTGCCGTGTGTCTGCGTGTGGGCCAGAAGCACCACCGCATGTGGTTGAACATCCATTAACTATTAAATCACCAGCAATCACTTCACAGGTTTGTATGATTTCTACTGTAGAGTTCCTATGCTTGCTAATGCTTTGAATTTTCTTGACAACAATATTAGTATCtatttgtgatggtggatgataaAATTGACAGGTTACTGAAAAGATGCAAATTCCAATTATCTATGCTGAAGCTGTGATTGGCCCAACTGGTGCAAGAATTGATTACATTCGTCGTGTCAGCAGATCGAGCATCCTGATAAATGATCTGgagggggatgcaatgtctattgAAATCAATGGAAGTTCTGCGACAGATGTTCAGACTGCAGAGCAGCTGATAAAGGTAACAGTGACTTCTCTATAAGAAATGTAGGGGTTAATTGGATAGATGCCGCCACTACAATTTCCGGCAATTTGAGAAACACCACTCCAACTTTCATCTTTCGAAAAACGCCATTGCGATTCTCTTCACAATTCACAGATGCCATTATGCTCACTTAAAAACATACTGGCCGATATACTATATGTATTTCCTGTCGCGTATACGTATACATGGTCCGATTCTACCTGAATCAGGCTGACATGGTCCGGCTCGACCCGAACAAAAGCATGAGTTTGTGACAACAACTGGATAAATTTGTGAGATAATAAAAGTGGAGAACACAATCTTACAGCGGCAAGTTCAACATCCTTACGCTCTTGGTTCCAGGTTCAACGCTCATAATACAGCTCCAGGTTCAAAGTAACATAGCTCCAGGTTGAAAGTAAAGTCTGGAATAAACATTGAATTCATAGAGGGCATCTCGATAGGCTAGGCCTTAAAACTATAGCCCCTGGGGAAGAGCAGTCCTCTCGTACCAGGGTTGGCTCATCGCAGTTCTCCCTTTAACACCAACGGTAGATAGGAACCGAACTGTCTCAGCCTCTGTTCTCGCAGGCGCGCAGCGGTGTCTGCCAGGGTCTGAACGTGTTGCGATCAAACCCTCAACTCTATGGGCCTACTTGCCTTAAAACTATAGCCCCTGGAGAAAAGCAGTCCTCTCGTACCAGGGTTGGCTCATCGCAGTTCTCCCTTTAACACCAACGGTAGATAGTAACCGAACTGTCTCAGCCTCTGTTCTCGCACCGGTGTCTGCCAGGGTTTGAATGTGTCGGGATCAAACCCTCAATTTTGAATCCCTGGAATCAGCACCCTAAACTTAGTGTTCCTGGTCTAAGGTGGAATTTTGGTTATTGCCAAACAGAAGGATTGGTCTGTCCTCTCATCTCTCTCACTGACACCTGTGCCCCACATGTCATATTTGTCTTCTTCATCCCCTCCCTTTGTATCTTTTCTTGATCTCTCCTCTATCGTACAGAGCAGCGGTGGCGCCTCCCTGTCCCATGCAACG
This Lolium perenne isolate Kyuss_39 chromosome 1, Kyuss_2.0, whole genome shotgun sequence DNA region includes the following protein-coding sequences:
- the LOC127304166 gene encoding flowering locus K homology domain, which produces MAEMQRHSTERWVTQMIRKSHEREGKEAPGTVMGHGITDAVNYGDDATCSAGENRYPGWPGTTVFRVLISATKVGQIIGHKGEKVRRLCEETKACVRIIGGHLAAAERVVIIFAKEQPDEPIPPAMNALLRIYQHIINDDGLDMGSDSTAVARILIPAEQAVSLIGEQGLMINSIEEASKTNINVLDCDLPLVALEEDRIVEIWGQPARVRKALELVASHLRKYLVDRGVIPLFDPHVSLPMLHMETHYSDHHEGMPPFHYSDHPEGPLQAVSPVCHSEDHQREPPWTQTCYSRCRSMNLVEDDVLEYRWEAPISFGRYRSVTPPCHGIGAYRQETFSPPIRTFLPAPIELGSHHNLATYELRASPLIGASATVERIRSLISVHGQQARPMRKTCQSAKMGKHPHLGISLYEGESHPSRVSASAAADLPPTLGMSEYELQASPSMRVYPPATVENLLHCRVSACGPEAPPHVVEHPLTIKSPAITSQVTEKMQIPIIYAEAVIGPTGARIDYIRRVSRSSILINDLEGDAMSIEINGSSATDVQTAEQLIKNFMAEAAAASPGHNFDSIPPYLPSPRSPRAKFLTTSYTGRESGVTEQRLQMIY